The window TATTAATAAATTACATTATTAGTAAatcttttatgtataaaatattttaaaattttatatacatgtaatgccgggttggtttggttcggtttgactttttttagttaaaaccaaaccaaaccaattatgatcaggtttttttttcaacaccaaaccaaatcaaactaaACCACTAATCGGATTTTTTTCTCCGTTTGATTCGATTATTGGTTTAGTACGATTTGTCGGTTTACGTTGTACACCCCTCGCTACAGCACGCAAAGATTTATTTGATAAAGGATGCCAGTAAAACTTAAACTTTATTAACTCTGACGACTCTAATATAACTATGCTAAATTATTTCTACTCTAGTGGATGGGACTGGTCACACAATTCAAACACATTGTTCTTCCCTAATAATTAGTAGAATCCGATTCATTTTGCGTAGCATTTTAGTACTCAATATAGCATCGACTTAATTAATCTTCATAATGCTTCTTCAGATGAAACCTAAAATATAACAtccgaacaaaaaaaaaaggaagacgaATGTGCATAAAGACGTacatttaattaaagaaataattgAATCACTTTGCTGTAGGGAAGAGTTAGGTTGATCATGAATGTTGAGAGGGTGTGGACGTATAGTTGGCTTTTTGTAAACAAAATATTAGTCAATAACGCGCAATGCATGAGTTAATATCTTCCTAATTTTCACATTAATCTTCCTTACTATATAACTTGAGCTTCCAAACTCAAAATTCTCACACTGCTCATCACAACATCTTACTCTCCCATCCAGTACTATCAACCACTACTAAAAATGGCAACCAATATTTTCctaattgttgttcttgttgcttGTACACTTGTTTTATCCACAAATGCAAGGAGCCTTAATTCCATGAAAGCTACAAAACCTGAAGATGAACAAAAGACGTTTTTTCGTCACCCTTTACCGCCATTTCTTGGCGGTCACGGGCTTGGTAGGCCCGTATTTGGTCTAGGGCCGGGTTTAGGTTTTGGTCCTTTTGGAGGAATTGGTGGGGGAAGTGGCCTAGGCGGTGGTGGACTAGGTTTTGGAGCTGGAACTGGAGCTGGAGCGGGAACTGGATTTGAAAGTGGGTCGGGTTTCGGGTCCAGCATTGGCGGTGGATCGGGTTTCGGGTCAACTATAGGCATGGGAAATGGTGGAGGTTTTGGTTTTGGTGGTGACAATGGAGGTACTACTCCTAATGCTGATGGTGCATTTGCTGGTGGCCAAGGTGAAGGAGGTGATGATGCAGCACTTGGAAATCAAAAACCTTGAGTAATTCTTCATATGATATGTTACTAATAGTAGTTTTATTTACTAGATTCCACCAAATAATAGTAACTTCATATTGCAGTTACTAATTAACTAGGAGAATTACTATTCTTTCAAGTAGGTTATGGTTTGCATGAATTAGTAATTCTTATGAGTCAAATTTGTAGTTTGTCTGATTATGCAAGTTTTAATGACACTTTTATATTTCTTTACTTGGCAATATTGTATTAAAATGTTTGGTTTACTCTCTACTTTTCCGTGAAATTGAAGTAAATCAATGGCACTTTTGAGAGAAACAAACTGGCATGCATAAGATACGCTCTTAGCTTACTTTATAGCTCATTTACTTCCTGATGATCGATTCATTCGCCATCTTGTAAGTGCGGCCATTTTTTTTAACACGATGACATTACGTTCATCCTATATAtgacaagtacaagttagaaacatttttgtttcaaagACACTAAAAAACGTGTTTGAAAGTTTCGCTCAAACAAGATTTTGTTTATCGATCCCTCGAAGAGCTAAACAAAATATTTTCCTCGTATGAAATAAGGAGAAAATTTTCCTTGATGAGGGGATTAGATTCTACAACAACTTGTGAGAATTTTACATCTCAAGTTTGCTTCGATTTGTTTGacattctccaaaaaaaaaaaaaaaaaaactattttagaATTAAAAATGAGCTATTATCTGCTCAGAAATAAGTTTTCTCTTCCCAGTCGACCTGATTAGCCACGTTATTAACTTCAACAAGTATTTTTCTTTTGCTAAAAGATTTAGACGCTTTTATTGGCTTATGATCAATGATTTGATGCAGAAAGTAACAGCCTCCTCATTTCGGTTCTTATGTGAGGgttctttcttttgtttgttgAGTTGCCTGGTGAATAAGATAGTCTTTACTTGTGATATTTAGATATTTATTTTTATCTTTCTTTCCAATTAATACATATTAAGCAGAAAATAACCCATTGTTAATATATATTTTCTGCTTTGAAACTAAATATGG is drawn from Lycium barbarum isolate Lr01 chromosome 8, ASM1917538v2, whole genome shotgun sequence and contains these coding sequences:
- the LOC132605143 gene encoding glycine-rich protein 23-like; its protein translation is MATNIFLIVVLVACTLVLSTNARSLNSMKATKPEDEQKTFFRHPLPPFLGGHGLGRPVFGLGPGLGFGPFGGIGGGSGLGGGGLGFGAGTGAGAGTGFESGSGFGSSIGGGSGFGSTIGMGNGGGFGFGGDNGGTTPNADGAFAGGQGEGGDDAALGNQKP